In Asanoa sp. WMMD1127, one genomic interval encodes:
- a CDS encoding PIG-L deacetylase family protein, with translation MSDIAPYESLPEDWQRALAVVAHPDDLEFGSAAAVARWTAQGKEIVYCLVTSGEAGIDGLDPDEARVLREAEQRASAGVVGVSEVEFLGLPDGILEYGVPLRRAITEVVRRHRPDIVITNNFRETWDGAEALNQADHMATGRATLDAVRDAGNRWIFREQLTDGLEPWGKVRQVWAAGSPAGRHAVDITGTFDRGLESLQAHEAYLRGLGEGAFDPEEFLEGIGRASGTRLGTRYAAPFEVFTINLF, from the coding sequence GTGTCCGACATCGCGCCGTACGAGTCGCTGCCCGAAGACTGGCAGCGAGCGCTGGCCGTCGTCGCTCACCCCGACGACCTGGAGTTCGGCTCCGCGGCCGCTGTGGCGCGCTGGACCGCGCAGGGCAAGGAGATCGTCTACTGCCTCGTCACCTCCGGCGAGGCGGGCATCGACGGGCTCGACCCCGACGAGGCGCGGGTGCTCCGCGAGGCCGAGCAGCGAGCCTCGGCCGGCGTGGTCGGCGTCTCCGAGGTCGAGTTCCTCGGCCTGCCGGACGGCATCCTCGAATATGGCGTGCCGCTGCGCCGCGCCATCACCGAGGTCGTCCGCCGCCACCGCCCCGACATCGTCATCACCAACAACTTCCGCGAGACCTGGGACGGCGCCGAGGCACTCAACCAGGCCGACCACATGGCGACGGGCCGGGCGACGCTCGACGCCGTACGCGACGCGGGCAACCGGTGGATCTTCCGGGAGCAGCTGACCGACGGGCTCGAGCCGTGGGGCAAGGTCCGGCAGGTCTGGGCGGCCGGCTCCCCCGCCGGCCGGCACGCCGTCGACATCACCGGCACGTTCGACCGCGGCCTGGAGTCGCTGCAGGCGCACGAGGCCTATCTGCGCGGCCTCGGCGAGGGCGCCTTCGACCCGGAGGAGTTCCTGGAGGGCATCGGTCGCGCCTCCGGCACCCGCCTGGGCACCCGTTACGCCGCGCCCTTCGAGGTCTTCACCATCAACCTCTTCTAG
- a CDS encoding DUF2461 domain-containing protein, which produces MAFRGWPSEALEFYEGLAADNSKTYWTAHKSVYDDLVRAPMQALLDELEPEFGGGRIFRPYRDVRFSADKSPYKTAIAATLERGGYLHLSADGLAAGSGMYHMERDQLARYRAAVDDDKTGARLAEIVAEAADDGVRIHGHEQLKRIPRGYPADHPRADLLRHKGLVAWKEWPVAPWLGTAAAKRRVTAFLRASAPLNQWLASYVGPSIPHAD; this is translated from the coding sequence GTGGCGTTCCGTGGCTGGCCGAGTGAGGCGCTGGAGTTCTACGAAGGGCTCGCGGCCGACAACTCGAAGACCTACTGGACGGCGCACAAAAGCGTTTACGACGACCTGGTGCGCGCCCCGATGCAGGCGCTGCTCGACGAGCTCGAGCCCGAGTTCGGCGGCGGGCGGATCTTCCGGCCCTACCGCGACGTGCGGTTCAGCGCCGACAAGTCGCCCTACAAGACGGCGATCGCGGCGACGCTGGAGCGGGGCGGCTACCTCCACCTCTCCGCCGACGGGCTGGCCGCCGGCAGCGGCATGTACCACATGGAGCGCGACCAGCTCGCCCGCTACCGCGCGGCGGTCGACGACGACAAGACCGGCGCCCGGCTGGCCGAGATCGTCGCCGAGGCGGCCGACGACGGCGTCCGGATCCACGGTCACGAGCAGCTCAAGCGGATCCCGCGCGGCTACCCGGCCGACCATCCGCGCGCCGACCTGCTGCGGCACAAGGGTCTCGTCGCCTGGAAGGAGTGGCCGGTGGCACCCTGGCTGGGCACCGCCGCGGCCAAGCGCCGGGTGACCGCCTTCCTCCGCGCGTCGGCGCCGCTCAACCAGTGGCTCGCCAGCTACGTCGGCCCGAGCATCCCCCACGCCGACTGA
- a CDS encoding MBL fold metallo-hydrolase yields the protein MRLTVLGARGGFPEAGDACSGFLVEHDGFRLVLDAGYATFPRLLAHCAAADVDAALITHGHPDHCVDLNPLLRARSLTDDPAPALPIYAPPGALDAVLALDRPGMLHYALHPVGDGDRLRIGPFTVDIAGLPHFVPNNGVRIAAGGAALAYQGDSGPAPALARLAEAADLLIAEATYPEAVPADSAGRLSSALDAGAAATTAGSGRLLLTHLWPGLPATRALGAARSAYAGPVEMAVGGQVWEP from the coding sequence GTGCGGCTGACCGTGCTCGGCGCCCGGGGTGGCTTCCCCGAGGCGGGCGACGCCTGCAGCGGCTTCCTCGTCGAGCACGACGGCTTCCGGTTGGTGCTCGACGCCGGTTATGCGACGTTTCCCCGGCTGCTCGCCCACTGCGCCGCGGCGGACGTCGACGCCGCGCTGATCACGCACGGCCACCCGGATCACTGCGTCGACCTCAACCCGCTGCTGCGGGCGCGCTCGCTCACCGACGACCCCGCGCCGGCCCTGCCGATCTATGCGCCGCCCGGCGCGCTCGACGCCGTACTCGCGCTGGACCGGCCCGGAATGCTCCACTACGCGCTCCATCCGGTCGGTGACGGTGATCGGCTGCGGATCGGTCCGTTCACTGTGGACATCGCTGGTCTGCCGCATTTCGTGCCCAACAACGGGGTGCGGATCGCGGCCGGCGGCGCGGCTCTCGCATACCAGGGCGACAGCGGGCCGGCGCCCGCGCTGGCCCGGCTCGCCGAGGCCGCGGACCTGCTCATCGCGGAGGCGACCTATCCGGAGGCGGTGCCCGCCGACAGCGCCGGCCGGTTGAGCAGCGCGCTCGACGCGGGTGCGGCCGCCACGACCGCGGGCTCCGGCCGGCTGCTGCTCACCCACCTCTGGCCCGGCCTGCCGGCCACGAGGGCGCTGGGCGCGGCCCGCTCGGCGTACGCCGGGCCGGTCGAGATGGCCGTCGGCGGCCAGGTGTGGGAGCCGTAA
- a CDS encoding pirin family protein yields the protein MSTDGAVTLAGLPASVLLPGHDVPLGRYTTVRRLLPQRPRRMIGAWCFVDQFGPDDVVGKPGMQVPPHPHTGLQTVTWLVAGEVLHRDSLGSLQTIRPGQLNLMTSGHGISHSEESPVEHPPLMHGLQLWVALPEEARHQPARFEHHADLPAATRAGVTTTVVIGELGELRSPARVHSPLLGAELLCEPGARAELTLRADYEYGLLSLDGAAEVDGAELTPGGLLYLGEDRTSATVTTTDGARLFLLGGEPFEEPLVMWWNFVARSDAEIRRAREEWTSGDRFGVVRGYAGEALPAPALPTTKLKVRDRHGNTLSGG from the coding sequence GTGAGCACTGACGGCGCCGTCACCTTGGCCGGGTTGCCGGCCAGCGTCCTGCTGCCCGGGCACGACGTGCCGCTCGGGCGTTACACCACCGTGCGGCGGTTGTTGCCGCAGCGGCCGCGCCGGATGATCGGCGCGTGGTGCTTCGTCGACCAGTTCGGGCCCGACGACGTGGTCGGCAAGCCAGGCATGCAGGTGCCGCCGCATCCCCACACCGGCCTCCAGACCGTCACCTGGCTGGTCGCCGGCGAGGTGCTGCACCGCGACAGCCTGGGCAGCCTGCAGACCATCCGGCCCGGCCAGCTCAACCTGATGACCTCGGGGCACGGCATCTCGCACTCGGAGGAGTCGCCGGTCGAGCACCCGCCGCTGATGCACGGGCTGCAGCTGTGGGTGGCGCTGCCCGAGGAGGCGCGGCACCAGCCGGCCCGGTTCGAGCACCACGCGGACCTGCCCGCGGCCACCCGCGCCGGGGTGACCACCACCGTGGTCATCGGCGAGCTGGGTGAGCTGCGCTCGCCGGCCCGCGTGCACAGCCCGCTGCTCGGCGCCGAGCTGCTGTGCGAGCCCGGCGCCCGCGCGGAGCTGACCCTGCGGGCCGACTACGAATATGGCCTGCTCTCGCTTGACGGCGCCGCCGAGGTCGACGGGGCCGAGTTGACCCCGGGCGGCCTGCTCTACCTCGGCGAGGACCGCACGTCGGCCACGGTCACGACCACCGACGGCGCGCGGCTGTTCCTGCTCGGCGGCGAGCCGTTCGAGGAGCCGCTGGTGATGTGGTGGAACTTCGTCGCGCGCAGCGACGCCGAGATCCGCCGGGCGCGGGAGGAGTGGACCTCCGGCGACCGGTTCGGCGTGGTGCGCGGCTACGCCGGCGAGGCGCTGCCGGCCCCGGCGCTGCCGACCACGAAGCTCAAGGTCCGCGACCGGCACGGCAACACGCTCAGCGGAGGATGA
- a CDS encoding DUF664 domain-containing protein has translation MVRVDINDLLSDAFGRLPALVRGAVAGLDAEQLRRPPAPGANTVGWLVWHLTRIQDHHVADLIGDDQIWVTGPWAPRFALDPDPDDTGYAHGPDEVLGVRPASGKVLVDYYAAVHERTAALVKAVTADDLSRIVDRSWDPPVTMGVRLLSVLGDDLQHVGQAAYVRGIILR, from the coding sequence ATGGTGCGGGTGGACATCAACGATCTGTTGAGCGACGCCTTCGGCCGCCTGCCGGCGCTGGTCCGCGGCGCCGTCGCCGGGCTCGACGCCGAGCAGCTGCGCCGGCCGCCCGCGCCGGGCGCCAACACCGTCGGCTGGCTGGTCTGGCACCTGACCCGCATCCAGGACCACCACGTCGCCGACCTGATCGGCGACGACCAGATCTGGGTGACCGGGCCATGGGCGCCCCGCTTCGCGCTCGACCCTGACCCCGACGACACGGGGTACGCGCACGGCCCCGACGAGGTCCTCGGTGTGCGGCCGGCCAGCGGCAAGGTGCTGGTCGACTACTACGCGGCGGTGCACGAGCGCACGGCGGCGCTGGTCAAGGCCGTGACGGCGGACGACCTGAGCCGCATCGTCGACCGCTCCTGGGACCCGCCGGTGACGATGGGCGTACGCCTGCTCAGCGTGCTGGGCGACGACCTGCAACACGTCGGCCAGGCCGCCTACGTGCGCGGGATCATCCTCCGCTGA
- a CDS encoding enoyl-CoA hydratase/isomerase family protein produces the protein MNDDGTVELTLTGQTATITINNPPRRNALTPAMWRRLPELLDAAAADPAVHALVLTGAGGTFSAGADLTGVRDLVGPDSPPTRAEERLAAFPKPTIARVRGHCVGGGCQLAVACDLRIAARDARFAVPPARLGIAYPGPTTRRLLGLVGPARAKWLLFTADQIDADRAAAIGLVDEVVPIEELDAHVARLVDTIAQRSQLSIAAAKETIDLAVAGRPSAERDAFWQAEMLRAGDVAEGAAAFLERRRANFSWRP, from the coding sequence GTGAACGACGACGGCACGGTCGAGCTGACCCTCACGGGACAGACGGCGACCATCACGATCAACAACCCGCCCCGGCGCAACGCCCTCACGCCGGCGATGTGGCGGCGGCTGCCCGAGCTGCTGGACGCGGCCGCCGCCGACCCCGCGGTGCACGCTCTGGTGCTGACCGGCGCGGGCGGCACGTTCAGCGCGGGCGCCGACCTGACGGGCGTGCGCGACCTGGTGGGGCCGGACAGCCCGCCGACCCGCGCCGAGGAGCGGCTCGCGGCGTTCCCGAAACCGACGATCGCCCGGGTACGCGGTCACTGCGTCGGCGGCGGCTGCCAGCTCGCGGTGGCCTGCGATCTGCGGATCGCCGCGCGGGACGCCCGGTTCGCCGTGCCGCCGGCCCGGCTCGGCATCGCGTACCCGGGGCCGACCACGCGCCGGCTGCTCGGCCTGGTCGGTCCGGCGCGGGCCAAGTGGCTGCTGTTCACGGCCGACCAGATCGACGCGGACCGGGCGGCGGCGATCGGCCTCGTCGACGAGGTCGTGCCGATCGAGGAGCTCGACGCGCACGTGGCCCGGCTGGTCGACACGATCGCGCAGCGGTCGCAGCTGTCGATCGCGGCGGCCAAGGAGACCATCGACCTGGCCGTGGCCGGTCGTCCGTCGGCGGAGCGGGACGCGTTCTGGCAGGCGGAGATGCTGCGCGCCGGCGATGTCGCGGAGGGTGCGGCGGCCTTCCTCGAACGGCGCCGCGCGAATTTCTCCTGGCGTCCGTGA
- a CDS encoding S1 family peptidase: MLSATATTLVAGALLGVSPAQAAQTPLALDAANTLADSLGADRSAGTYVDASGATVVTVTDAAAAKAVQAKGGKARVVTRSAADLNALSASVDKGVVGTAISVDPVANQVVVEVDTTVTGAKLAALETAVAASKGAARIERLPGKLTRTISGGDAIYTGGSRCSLGFNVRSGSTYYFLTAGHCTNAGTTWTNGSQTLGTRAGTSFPGNDYGIVRYTNTSITISGTVGSQDITGARTPSVGETVNRRGSTTGTRSGQVLGLNATVRYPQGTVTGMIRTSVCAQPGDSGGPLYRGTSALGLTSGGSGNCSTGGTTYFQPVTEALSAYGVSVF, translated from the coding sequence ATGCTCTCCGCCACGGCCACGACCCTGGTGGCGGGAGCACTCCTCGGCGTTTCCCCGGCCCAAGCGGCGCAAACCCCGCTGGCCCTGGACGCCGCCAACACCCTCGCCGACTCCCTCGGCGCCGACCGCTCCGCCGGCACCTATGTCGACGCGTCCGGCGCGACCGTCGTCACGGTCACCGACGCCGCCGCTGCCAAGGCCGTCCAGGCCAAGGGTGGCAAGGCCCGCGTCGTCACGCGCAGCGCGGCCGACCTCAACGCGCTGAGCGCCAGCGTTGACAAGGGAGTGGTCGGCACCGCGATCTCGGTCGACCCGGTCGCCAACCAGGTCGTGGTCGAGGTCGACACCACCGTCACCGGCGCCAAGCTCGCCGCCCTCGAGACCGCTGTCGCGGCCAGCAAGGGCGCGGCCCGGATCGAGCGGCTCCCCGGCAAGCTCACCCGGACCATCTCCGGCGGCGACGCCATCTACACCGGTGGCTCGCGTTGCTCGCTGGGCTTCAACGTGCGGTCCGGCAGCACCTACTACTTCCTGACCGCCGGCCACTGCACCAACGCCGGGACGACCTGGACCAACGGCAGCCAGACCCTCGGCACGCGGGCCGGCACCAGCTTCCCGGGCAACGACTACGGCATTGTCCGCTACACCAACACGTCGATCACCATCTCCGGGACGGTGGGCAGCCAGGACATCACCGGCGCCCGCACGCCGAGCGTCGGCGAGACCGTCAACCGTCGCGGCAGCACGACCGGAACCCGAAGCGGCCAGGTGCTCGGCCTGAACGCGACTGTCCGCTACCCGCAGGGCACCGTCACCGGCATGATCCGCACGAGCGTCTGCGCCCAGCCCGGTGACAGCGGCGGCCCGCTCTACCGCGGCACTTCCGCCCTCGGTCTGACCTCTGGCGGCAGCGGCAACTGCAGCACCGGCGGCACGACCTACTTCCAGCCGGTCACCGAGGCGCTGAGCGCCTACGGGGTCTCGGTCTTCTAG
- a CDS encoding aminotransferase class IV has product MRIEVNGRPALAEDLFGTYGHFTAMQVRGGGAQGLANHLDRLDAANRELFDEPLDPDRVRGLIRRALAGDADAAVRVAVREPGKVAVSVAPPTPPVAGPQRLRSVPYLRPFPHIKHLGGFAQGEWARRVRRDGYDDALLTAADGAFSESSIANIGFFAADGAVVWPHPPWLHGTAMRLVEDHRPTIRRRITLADVSGFHGAFLVNSIGTVAVASIDDVPCRPDPPLMDGLDALLAAVPWDPI; this is encoded by the coding sequence GTGCGCATCGAGGTGAACGGCCGGCCGGCTCTGGCGGAGGACCTGTTCGGCACCTACGGGCATTTCACCGCGATGCAGGTACGCGGCGGCGGCGCCCAGGGCCTCGCCAACCACCTCGACCGCCTCGATGCCGCCAACCGGGAGCTGTTCGACGAACCGCTCGACCCGGATCGCGTGCGGGGGCTGATCCGGCGGGCGCTGGCCGGCGATGCCGACGCGGCCGTCCGGGTCGCCGTGCGGGAGCCGGGCAAGGTGGCGGTCTCGGTCGCGCCGCCGACCCCGCCGGTGGCCGGGCCGCAGCGCCTGCGCTCGGTGCCCTACCTGCGGCCGTTCCCGCATATCAAGCACCTCGGCGGCTTCGCGCAGGGCGAGTGGGCCCGCCGGGTCCGGCGGGACGGCTACGACGACGCGTTGCTCACCGCCGCCGACGGCGCCTTCTCCGAGTCCTCGATCGCCAACATCGGGTTCTTCGCGGCCGACGGCGCGGTGGTGTGGCCTCACCCGCCCTGGCTGCACGGCACCGCGATGCGCCTGGTCGAGGACCACCGCCCGACCATCCGGCGGCGGATCACCCTGGCCGACGTGTCCGGCTTCCACGGCGCGTTCCTGGTCAACTCGATCGGCACCGTCGCGGTCGCGTCGATCGACGACGTCCCGTGCCGCCCGGATCCGCCCCTGATGGACGGTCTCGACGCGCTGCTGGCCGCCGTACCGTGGGATCCGATCTAA
- a CDS encoding alanine--tRNA ligase-related protein, protein MRSDQIRTTFLDYFRGLDHLELPPGPLVTDERDLLFTNAGMVQFKPYFIGRSRPPHARLMTAQRCVRTVDIDRIGLTDRHATGFEMLGNFAFGDYFKRESMVWALELLTDGFGLDRDRLWMTVLRGDEESVDLWRSLGVPESRIQRLGPDDNFWSMDMPGPSGPTSEIFWDRGPAVGRDGGPAVDSERFVELWNLVFMQYLRGDSDEEILGDLPGRHIDTGLGRDRLAMVLQGVDNLQETDLVRPTLEAVRDATGRDDEPAGHRLVTDHVRTAVFLISAGVRPGNEGRGYVVRRLLRRAVRRLVLLGVDEPVLGPIADSVTEVPPGGAGRSVVEREEQAFRRTLRAGSRLLDTELRQGPLRGETVFKLHDTYGFPVDLTVEIARESGVAVDTEGFARLMREHRERSRAGRP, encoded by the coding sequence ATGCGATCCGACCAGATACGCACGACGTTCCTCGACTACTTCCGCGGCCTCGACCATCTCGAGCTGCCGCCCGGTCCGCTCGTCACCGACGAACGCGACCTGCTCTTCACCAACGCGGGCATGGTGCAGTTCAAGCCCTACTTCATCGGCCGGTCCCGGCCCCCGCATGCGCGGCTGATGACGGCGCAGCGCTGCGTGCGCACGGTCGACATCGACCGGATCGGGCTGACCGACCGGCACGCGACCGGGTTCGAGATGCTCGGCAACTTCGCGTTCGGCGACTACTTCAAGCGCGAGTCGATGGTCTGGGCCCTGGAGCTGCTCACGGACGGCTTCGGGCTCGACCGCGACCGGCTCTGGATGACGGTCCTGCGCGGCGACGAGGAGAGCGTCGACCTGTGGCGCTCGCTCGGCGTGCCGGAGAGCCGGATCCAGCGGCTCGGGCCGGACGACAACTTCTGGAGCATGGACATGCCCGGGCCGAGCGGGCCGACCTCGGAGATCTTCTGGGACCGGGGCCCGGCGGTCGGCCGCGACGGTGGTCCGGCGGTCGACAGTGAGCGCTTCGTGGAGCTGTGGAACCTGGTGTTCATGCAGTACCTGCGCGGCGACAGCGACGAGGAGATCCTCGGCGACCTGCCGGGCCGGCACATCGACACCGGGTTGGGCCGCGACCGGCTCGCGATGGTGCTGCAGGGCGTCGACAACCTGCAGGAGACCGACCTCGTGCGGCCGACGCTGGAGGCGGTCCGCGACGCGACGGGCCGCGACGACGAGCCGGCCGGACACCGGCTGGTCACCGACCACGTCCGCACGGCGGTCTTCCTGATCTCGGCGGGTGTCCGGCCGGGCAACGAGGGCCGGGGGTACGTCGTGCGCCGCCTGCTCCGCCGGGCGGTGCGCCGGCTCGTCTTGCTCGGCGTCGACGAGCCGGTGCTCGGGCCGATCGCGGACAGCGTGACCGAGGTGCCGCCGGGCGGCGCGGGTCGCTCGGTGGTGGAGCGGGAGGAGCAGGCCTTCCGCCGGACGCTGCGGGCGGGCAGCCGGCTCCTCGACACCGAGTTGCGGCAGGGCCCGTTGCGCGGTGAGACGGTGTTCAAGCTGCACGACACGTACGGGTTCCCGGTCGACCTCACCGTCGAGATCGCGCGGGAGTCCGGGGTGGCCGTCGACACCGAGGGGTTCGCGCGGCTGATGCGCGAGCATCGCGAACGCAGCCGCGCGGGCCGCCCCTAG
- a CDS encoding pyridoxamine 5'-phosphate oxidase family protein — MTAVTSHEQLRALLGEPAKRAAEKDRKELHQLDRDWLAAAPFCLIATAGADGSCDVSPKGDPAGFTLVLDDTTIAIPERPGNKRADGFHNIIDNPHVGLIYLIPGRTDTLRINGRATILADAPWFDELAVKGHRPQFALRVEIEQIFYHCAKAFLRSELWKPDTWQPDALPRRAVLIKEVERPADTLADLDRHYGPDYAKNLY; from the coding sequence ATGACCGCGGTGACGTCACACGAACAGCTCCGGGCGCTGCTCGGCGAGCCGGCGAAGAGGGCGGCCGAGAAGGACCGCAAAGAGCTGCACCAACTCGACCGCGACTGGCTGGCGGCGGCGCCGTTCTGCCTGATCGCCACGGCCGGCGCCGACGGCAGCTGCGACGTCTCGCCCAAGGGCGACCCGGCCGGCTTCACGCTGGTGCTCGACGACACGACGATCGCCATCCCGGAACGCCCGGGCAACAAGCGCGCCGACGGCTTCCACAACATCATCGACAACCCGCACGTCGGGCTGATCTATCTGATCCCGGGCCGCACCGACACCCTGCGGATCAACGGCCGAGCGACGATCCTGGCCGACGCGCCGTGGTTCGACGAGCTGGCCGTCAAGGGCCACCGCCCGCAGTTCGCCCTGCGGGTCGAGATCGAGCAGATCTTCTACCACTGCGCCAAGGCGTTCCTCCGCTCGGAGCTGTGGAAGCCCGACACCTGGCAGCCGGACGCGCTGCCGCGCCGCGCGGTGCTGATCAAGGAGGTCGAGCGGCCGGCCGACACCCTGGCGGATCTCGACCGGCACTACGGCCCGGACTACGCGAAGAACCTGTACTAG
- a CDS encoding potassium-transporting ATPase subunit F has translation MNAVNLAGLIIAFLVVLFLVVALLYPERF, from the coding sequence GTGAACGCGGTCAACCTGGCCGGGTTGATCATCGCGTTCCTGGTGGTGCTCTTCCTGGTCGTCGCGCTGCTGTACCCGGAGCGGTTCTAG
- the kdpA gene encoding potassium-transporting ATPase subunit KdpA, with amino-acid sequence MSTTIAGVVFVLSLVLFVALAYRFFGDYLFRVVTGTRHSAVERLVYRAVGVNPAGEQSWPAYARSVFAFSLMSLLFLYGFTRLQSKLPLSLGLPGMSPHQGWNTAASFVTNTNWQSYAGESTLGHLVQMSGLAVQNFVSAAVGIAVSVAFVRGFARSRTQVLGNFWVDLTRITLRVLLPVAIVGAIVLIAGGVVQNLSGGTDVSTLAGATQHLSGGPVASQEVIKELGTNGGGFYNANSAHPFENPTPWTNWFEIFLILLIPFAMPRVFGRMVGDTRQGHAILAVMAVLAVASVILVNTFELLHNGTVPHAVHAATEGKEVRFGVSDSATFAAATTLTSTGAVNSFLDSYTALGGMVPMVNMMLGEVAPGGVGSGLYGILMLAVITVFVAGLMVGRTPEYLGKKISAREIKFASLYFLVTPAVVLIGMATAMATKNRETMLNVGPHGFSEVLYAFTSAGNNNGSAFAGITVNDQWWDTATGLCMVIGRFLPMVFVLALAGSLARQRPVPASAGTLPTHRPLFIGMVVGVVIILIALTFLPVLALGPLAEGL; translated from the coding sequence ATGTCGACCACGATCGCCGGCGTCGTCTTCGTGCTGTCGCTCGTGCTGTTCGTCGCGCTCGCGTACCGCTTCTTCGGCGACTATCTCTTCCGGGTCGTCACCGGCACCCGGCACTCCGCGGTCGAGCGCCTCGTCTACCGGGCGGTCGGCGTCAACCCGGCGGGCGAGCAGAGTTGGCCCGCCTACGCCCGCAGCGTGTTCGCCTTCTCACTGATGTCGCTGCTGTTCCTCTATGGCTTCACCCGGTTGCAGAGCAAGTTGCCGCTCTCGCTCGGGCTGCCCGGGATGTCACCGCACCAGGGCTGGAACACCGCGGCCAGCTTCGTGACCAACACCAACTGGCAGTCGTACGCGGGTGAGTCGACTCTCGGCCACCTCGTGCAGATGTCCGGGCTGGCGGTGCAGAACTTCGTCTCGGCGGCCGTCGGCATCGCGGTCTCCGTGGCGTTCGTCCGTGGCTTCGCCCGCAGCCGCACGCAGGTGCTGGGCAACTTCTGGGTCGACCTGACCCGGATCACGCTGCGGGTCCTGCTGCCGGTGGCGATCGTCGGCGCGATCGTGCTGATCGCCGGCGGGGTGGTGCAGAACCTCTCCGGTGGCACCGACGTCAGCACGCTGGCCGGCGCGACCCAGCACCTCTCGGGCGGCCCGGTGGCCAGCCAGGAAGTGATCAAGGAGCTCGGCACCAACGGCGGCGGCTTCTACAACGCCAACAGCGCGCACCCCTTCGAGAACCCGACGCCGTGGACCAACTGGTTCGAGATCTTCCTGATCCTGCTGATCCCGTTCGCGATGCCCCGAGTGTTCGGGCGGATGGTCGGCGACACCCGGCAGGGGCACGCGATCCTGGCCGTGATGGCCGTGCTCGCGGTGGCCAGCGTCATCCTGGTCAACACGTTCGAGCTGCTGCACAACGGGACCGTGCCGCACGCCGTGCACGCCGCCACCGAGGGCAAGGAGGTGCGCTTCGGCGTCTCCGACTCGGCCACGTTCGCGGCGGCGACGACGCTGACCTCGACGGGGGCGGTCAACTCGTTCCTCGACTCGTACACCGCGCTCGGTGGCATGGTTCCGATGGTCAACATGATGCTCGGCGAGGTCGCGCCCGGCGGCGTTGGCTCCGGCCTCTACGGGATCCTTATGCTGGCGGTCATCACCGTGTTCGTGGCCGGGCTGATGGTCGGCCGCACGCCGGAGTACCTCGGCAAGAAGATCTCCGCCCGCGAGATCAAGTTCGCGTCGCTCTATTTCCTCGTCACGCCCGCGGTCGTGCTGATCGGCATGGCGACCGCGATGGCCACGAAGAACCGCGAGACCATGCTCAACGTCGGACCGCACGGCTTCTCGGAGGTGCTCTACGCGTTCACCTCGGCCGGCAACAACAACGGCTCGGCGTTCGCGGGGATCACCGTCAACGACCAGTGGTGGGACACCGCGACCGGGCTGTGCATGGTGATCGGCCGGTTCCTGCCCATGGTGTTCGTGCTGGCGCTGGCCGGATCGTTGGCTCGCCAGCGGCCCGTGCCCGCCTCGGCCGGCACGCTGCCGACCCACCGGCCGCTGTTCATCGGGATGGTGGTCGGCGTCGTGATCATCCTGATCGCGCTCACCTTCCTGCCGGTGCTCGCGCTGGGTCCCCTGGCCGAGGGGCTGTGA